A window of Gadus chalcogrammus isolate NIFS_2021 chromosome 2, NIFS_Gcha_1.0, whole genome shotgun sequence genomic DNA:
TAATACTACtattactatactactactgtgctgctgctgctgctactactacaggaatactactgtactactatactactactggACTACTACAGGAATAGTACTGTACTACTACTAGTATACCTCTGCTGTTCCACTACTGGAGTGTTACAAATTGACTGCTACTGGACTACTACTATACTCAATATACTAAACTAGAATATGACTATACTACTACAGGGCTACTTCTAGATGTTACAACTATACTACTTATGGACAACTACAACCAGTACGACTAGAATACTACTGACCCTTTATAGATATTCCTACCTGCTTCACTTATCTTGATATCCAGACATGGCACAGTATTCCAGATGGATCCAGTTTTCCTAGGAGTATTCCCGATGTATCCAGTGTTTCTAGAAGTATTCCCGATGTATCCAGTGTTTCTAGAAGTATTCCCGATGTATCCAGTGTTTCTAGAAGTATTCCCGATGTATCCAGTGTTTCTAGAAGTATTCCCGATGTATCCAGTGTTTCTAGAAGTATTCCCGATGTATCCAGTGTTTCTAGAAGTATTCCCGATGTATCCAGTGTTTCTAGAAGTATTACCGATGTATCCAGTGTTTCTAGAAGTATTCCCGATGGATCCAATGTTTCTAGAAGTAATCCAGATAGATCCAGTGTTTTTAGAAGTATACCTGATGGATCCAGTGTTTCCTGAAGTACAGTACTATTGTTTTCTAGCAAAAGGATTTTAAATCCGTGTGATATttcactgcacacacaaactccacgACACCAGGTTGATAACCCCGGGCTAGCTCCGACATCACCTGAATGAAGGataacctcctctcctctctcctcctctctcctcctctctcctctctctctcctttctacgctctctctcccctctatcccctctcctccaccaacacacgGAGGTGTGTGTATGAATCCTTCCAGGTACTCTCTCTCCTGGCTCCCACAAAGAGGCCGAttgtccagcccccccccccccctcccccccccctgtccggTCCGGTCAGGGTGAGGAATGTGGGCTCAGACTAGAGATACTGTTTGGAAAGCACATTTTAACCTTGTTGACAGTGAAAGCCTTCATTTAAAACAGACATTAGGATTTTAAATAGATATAAATGTGGGATAAAATTGGGAATATGGATTTATAAGATATTGAGTGTAAATTTGTATTATGTGTACGTATTATAATATAGCTACAAACAATAGTTCTTGTCCCCTAGACCAGATCACTAGCCATTAGCTACTAGCCAAAAGCCACTAGTTACTAGCCGGTAGCTACAGACAATACATCCCTTGTCCCCTGGTCGAACATGCTATTTGGCTAGCCACTAGCTAATAGCCACTAGCAAATGGCCACTAGCCTCAGTACAAGTGCATAGATCTAGAAAGAGTAGATCAGTAATATTAGAATGTAGATCTAGACAGAGACGATCAGTAATATTAGTGTGTAGATCTAGACAGAGACGATCAGTAATATTAGTGTGTAGATCTAGACAGCAGCAATAAATAACTCAGCAGTCGGATCACAAACTGTTGTTAATAAATTATCAAACTTTATTATTAAATGAACTTCCAGTCAAAACACAGACCCTGCATTCCATAAATCTCAGACagcaacctgtgtgtgtgtgtgtgtgtgtgtgtgtgtgtgtgtgtgtgtgtgtgtgtgtgtgtgtgtgtgtgtgtgtgtgtgtgtgtgtgtgtgtgtgtgtgtgtgtgtgtgtgtgtgtgtgtgtgtgtgtgtcagggcagCCAGCGTGTTTGTCGTCTGTAGAGGTCGAAGTCTGAGTGGGCAGAGTCTGGAGAGAGTTGGGGGAGGGCGCACggtggctccgcccccaggaGGAGGGGCTTTTCTCTCAGGAGGTCAGAGGTGAAGAACTGAGAGAGGGTAGGaccctacacacaaacacacacacacacacacgtatatatgaTACTGAACGTGTTGTAGTTacatatatgtaatatatatgaCATCGTACACCATGTATTAAACAGATTGTATATTTAGAATCTGTATTAAATATTGGGATGACCGCGCCCTCATAGGTTAAGTACCTCGTCGTCATGGTGACTGCAAGGCAGGGCAAGCCGTATCCTATCACGTGCAGCCTCGTCGACCAGCTGATCTTCCTCGACCGCCAAACTGACCAATGAGGTGTAGAGGGGCTGTGAGCGAGAGACATTCACACCTACAGGAGAGAGCCTCATTTAGACATGTCTCTGTGTACCGAGTGTGTCTaaagtgtgtattgtgtgtgtattagtgtgtattATAGTGTGCATAGTGTATATTATagtgtgtaaagtgtgttaCCTTGTGTAACCTTTGTgttatggtgtgtttgtgtgtaactaTTATagtgtgtaaagtgtgttaCCTTGTGTAACCTTGCTGTTTATGGTGTTTTTAGTTCTCGTTGATTTCTGAAGCGTTTCCTGAACGGCCTTCTGGGAGTTAAACTCCGCCGCCTAAACAGTGACATCACATGTTAGCATGGTTATCAGGCAGGCCGTCTTCATTTACATGTTAAGTAGTAATAAATATTACAATGTAGTATTTATAATATTAAACCTGTAGTAGTTTATAGCATTTCAAATATAGATCCTGCAGTAGTATACGGTGTATATAAAACTGTAGAAGTAAATATGATATACTTCAACAGGTTTAATAGCACATATATTATGTCATACTATATACTATGTACTATAGTACGAATACAGGaatcatgtatatatatatatatatatataaatgagtgCTGTCTTAATGAACGTGTTAGTTTAGCTGGTATCTTACCTGTAATGCCAGTAGCTCCGCCCTAAAAGCCAGTGACGTGTTTATCTCCGCCCCCTCTAGTGAGTTGACATAGCCTGGCTTCTCATTGGATAGTGAAGGTGGAGTTCCCGCCTCCTGCTTGTCTGCTCGTCCTATCAGAAGAGGAATAAACCATCTGTTCCTAACTGCAGCTGAGGGCTGATCCCTCCTGTGTCCACACGGGGGAGCTGTTCTCTCTGTTAGCGGGAGCTTCTGATCCGAGCCTTGTGACTAGAACCCTGCGGTTGTTTTAGAACGGTgatctgtgtgcgtctgtcccATCCCGAGGTCCACGCTGACctcacctgtgtgtttgttcagtCAGATCTCTGTCACTGAAGAACTGCTGAAGTTCAAAGAGgcttcatgaataaataaaagttaaatACTAAACACTGAGGAGGATCACTGGATCAACCTTCATCATCAGGACGAGGGAGCGATGAGATTtagcaggaagaggaggcaggTTGTTACCATGACGATGAACAGTGCTACTTAGGCTCTTGGTTTTCTTCCGATGAGAGTGGCTGTTCCTAAGCAGATTGCTAGGCTCTGTGGTCTCCTTGGTAACGGTGATAAGCACAGGCTCCTGCGGGACCTTAAGGAAAAAACAATCATCAATTAGAGTGATGTCATCAAATCATAATAAACTTCAATATGACATGCGATGATGTCATCgcagcgcgcgcgcgcgcacagagcacacacacacacacacacacacacacacacacacacacacacacacacacacacagacacacagacctttCTATTGGTGCGTGGGTCCCAGTGGCTGAGAGGGAGCGATAGGTCGAGCtctggacagagaggaggagaggaggaggaggagagagggcgggggggagggagaggagaggaggaggaagaggatgacagagggaggggaggagggagaggagaggaggaggaggaggatgacagaggaaggggaggagggagaggcgaggaggaggaggaggatgacagagggaggaggggagggtgaggaaaggaggaggagagagggcgggggggagggagaggagaggaggaggtggaggaggatgacagagggaggaggggagggtgaggaaaggaggagagcgggcgggggggagggagaggagaggagagtccaGGATCCATCATTCTGTACAGAGGACAACAAGCATATAGACATGATTGCACATATTAATACAACTATATACTACAGTACAGGTAATACTTTATTGGTATACAACTATACCAAAATACAGATAATACTATATTAGTATACAACTATACTACAACAGTACAGATAATACCATATCAGTATATAACTattcggtaacactttataataaggtgcaataataaatagcaaacttgtcattacctaaccctttgttaacatttgttaattgttactaaaatatctatttggcacaagttaatcgtTTTGTTTCACTGACCACAGAGTGTCGCTGGTTAAGGtcgtgtgttatggttagggccgtattatggcaccttattataaagtgttaccaactATTCTACAGCAGAGATAATACTTTGTTAGTATACAACTATATTACAAAACAAAACCGTCTAAAGTGTCTATAAAGCATACTACAAAAGTATAGTATACTTTCGTAACGTATATTATAatttactatactatactaactAGACTAGACTGGACTATAAAGTATAATTTACCAGCCTATAACGTATACTATAAATTGCTAGGTTCGGCTATAAATTACAATAATCGAGAATAGACTATAAGTAGACGAACGTAAATTTTAAACCTGTTTATCATTTGATTTCTCCCCGCCTCGCGCCGCGGTGCTCCGAAATGGAAACAAACTAATTTCCGTTTCCGTTACGTAGGTTCTTCTTCTTCGACCCACGGCTGCGATGCGTCAACTCCGCCGCCATATTGGAGAGGTCGAGATCGTAAAGGCATACGGAGTTAACCGATTAAAATATGGTATATATAACATATGATTTGGTAATTAAAGCGAATCATATAGTAAGATTGTGAAATTTTTACATTGTAGTGCTATTATTTTATCCAGAAAAACCGCAGCCAATCCGTTTATTATTATTCGTCTACGTCTTCGtcagttatgttattataactccaGCTCTATggtagttatgttattatattataactctagttctatcaTATAACTAGAGTTAAAATAACCTAAATACCaaaaagctaaaaaaaaacggatcaattattattattattagttctATGATATTTATGTTATTCGATAGAGTTGCAAACGCCAGCATGTTGGGCATAAGACCACGCCCCCGTCCGCGCGACATGACGTCAGACTGTTTACGGAAGCGGAAAGAGCGGACCGAGCAGAGGTCTTcccttctttaataggtccatgggtcTTCCACCTGCAGGGCAGCTGCTGGTAAAGTTTCATCTTTCTGATCTGTAACGATGTTTAAAACATGCTCCTGATCCCACTCACAATGGGACGTTAGTTCGTTGTATTAACTAGTATTTCTTGTGTTTACTCGCTGTATTTACTAAGCAACCGCTCTAGTCAATATTGGATCAGCGTCGGACTACAAACATGGCGGTTTATTATTAAAAACCTAAATTATCTTACGCACGCTACCATTAGGACTTGTTGTATAAGATCAAACCACGTTAATTCTTTTTAATGCTCCTGAATCTCCGTTTCTATGCGGAGCAGTGCCGCCATGTTTGTAGTCCACTGCTGATCCAAACAAACATACGTGATCTTAAGTTAACATCTTCTTAAACAACTTAAAGATGTATAATAAACTAAACATattacgtacacacacatgattgGAGGACGGGGATGGCGGAAAGCGGGGCTCACCTGACGGTCGGTGGCGGCGACACGGAGCGGCCGTCCATCTTCCAGCTGCTCGCGCAGGAGTCCCTCATGGAGGCGGTGCGGCCCGCGCTACAACACGCTGctaaggtgaggaggtggaggtggtgatgatgaggaggaggttatGACGATGATagcggtgatggtgatggtatTGGTGGGGATGATGTTGATGAAAGTGAGgatgatgatagtgatgatggtgatgaaggGGATGTCTGTCTCCTGCCAGGTGCTGGCCGAGGCCCACCCCTCTGCCCTGGGCTTCCTGTGGAGGAGCTACGAGGAGCTGTACCTCCTCCTGGACCTGCTGCTCCAGAGCCACCTGCTCTCCTCCCGCAGCGCCTCCTTCTCGGAGAACTTCTACGGTCTGAAGCGCGTCCcccgggcgggcgggggggccctCGGCCGGGGGGCGCGGGGCCGCTCCCTGCTCCTGCTGTGCCTCCTCCCGTACCTCCTCCGCCGGCTGCGCCGCGCCGTGAGCCGGCGCCGCGACCAGGACGACTTCTCCATCCCGCCGGCGCCCCGCCTGCACCGCCTGCACCGCCTGCTGGCGTGCGGCGGCGCCGCCTGGGCCGTGCTGCGGCTGGCCCAGACGCTGCTCTACGTGGCGGGCCGCGCCCGGACGCACTCCCCCCTGCTGTGGCTGGCGGGGGTGCGGCTCACGCCCCTCACGGCCCGGGACCTCAGCCTCATGAGGAAGGAACACCCCAAGGACCCGACGGGGAGCAGGTAGGAccgctgcaggggggggggcggctagACCTGGTTGAGGTTAAAGGTCAGGGGTTAAAGGTGGtgactagggctgtaacgatatgcGTATCGAAACTGAAATCGGGACACTCagagccacgaacctgtctcgcggtgtgagaaggcagaagcgcgatacgccctttctaactctctggTCAAATTGTCGGATTGAAaattgctaataatttgtctaataagaagcgctaataggaTGTTTGACTAAACcaccaaactagttgagggttttcgcctacctgcaagcatcctccaactgcaatctttggttatttatttattaatttagctatacttgtagtattctttctgttcaaatctgttcagttttccaaattatttgttattaaatgttacaataagttaattgttatttgtttaaataaaatgctttttaaattaaaaaaaatcgtgggatgtatcgcaccgtgggtcaaaaatcgtgatacaaaccgaatcgtgagttggtgtatcgttacagccctagtggCGACCCCGTGTTCTGTCAGCAGGTTGGTCCAGGCGGTGGTGGGCGTGGctgggggcgtggccgggggcGTGGCCACCGCCCTCTCCTTGGGAACCTTCTTCCTGCAGTTCCTGGAGTGGTGGTACTCCTCGGACCACCAGGACAGCATCAAGAGCCTgacctccctccctgctcctcccccccccctgcacctgctgcagccccgcccctccccctcctcctcctgctgcccgCTGTGTGGCCGGCTCCTCTCCAACCACACCGTCCTCTCCACCTCCGGCTACGTCTTCTGCTACCGCTGCATCTACGCCTTCGTCAAGGGCAGCCAGCGCTGCCCTCTCAGCGGCTACCCCACCCAGCTGCAGCACCTGGTCAAGATCTACGCCTCCTAGACCCCCCTAGGCCCCCACCCAGCTGCAGCACCTGGTCAAGATCTACTCCTCCTAGGCCCCCACCCAGCTGCAGCACCTGGTCAACATCTACCCCCCCTAGGCCCCCACAATaggaatatatttttttctgtttgtattAAAAATGAATCAAGAGGAGAGAAGTTGAGCACTGGTTGGTTTattgtttgattgacaggccgCTGGGGGCGGAACAGAAGTCACATGACTGACAGTGTGTTTGACACAAATCTGTACTTATATACACTTTACTATACTATAGAGTAGagagtatatacagtatactaCTAACTATagagtatatacagtatactaCTAACTATAGAACTCAGCCATAAAACACCAACGAAGAGAaggcgggagggagagggagggagggagggagggaggcggggtcAGGAATGTGCTTTTCagtattaaattaaattgcattaatacattaatacattaatacatttcCCAGGAAAAGACAGACGATCAAAACTAGAAacagagtgtctgtgtgtgtgagactgtgtgtgcgtgagagtgtgagacggtgtgtgtgtgcgtgagagtgtgagtgtgtgacagtctgtgtgtgttggttctcCTCGTGTGTAAAACATCAAACAGGTTTCATATTTCACGGTTTAAGAAGACATAACACTCACTGGCTTTTGGCGTAACCGTGGGCAACAACAAAACAGGAAGCACATGAAGTGACATaacaacaaaataacagtgttctAAAAGCCTCTGGGGGCGTGGCTTACAGAGGGCAGGTGAACCAATCAAAACAGGAGAAGAAAGTCAGTGTCATTTTAAGGCAATAGAACCAGCAACCTCGGAAACCAatcccacttcctgtctgtcatctaaagagaaagagagagagagagagggagagggagagggagagggagagagagagagagagagagagagagaaagagagagagagagagagagagagagaatgtttagGAAGTTGTGTCTGTACTATCACTTCCCTCGTTTCCATGGTTACAACATGGTCACAGGCCCGCCTTCTCCTGTCTGCCCCTCCAGACAATCCCGTCGTCCCCTTGTGTGATGAGGAAAGGAGTGCTGGTGACGTCCTGCTTAAGCCCCTCCTACAAGACAGGCTCTTCCTCCATTGGCTCATCTGTGGACCTGTGGGCGGGGCCGACAAAAGGCTGGAGGTTATTCTCACGTCCTGTATGAAAATAAGAGTCCCCTAGGCAGTATCCATCACCTGCTGGtttccatggtgacggaggcgGAGCCGGCCTGCGTGACGTCCACGGTCAACGACGCCATGGCACTCACAgtctccgcctcctccttgcGAGCCGCCACTTCTGATTGGCTCGGAGAGCCCTGCTGGCCATCcaatagggagggagagatgttgTGATGCATCTTCTGCAGACTCGGCCAGTGCTCACCTGGAACGAgaacaaccaatcagatcacagCTGATCattacaaccaatcagatcacagCTGAATGAACAACCAATCATATCACAGCTGATCATTACAACCAATCATATCACAGCTGATTGAAcaaccaataataataataataataataaattttatttataatgcactttatattcaagaatctcaaagtgcttcagagaaaaaaataccaaaaaactattaaaaagggggaacctcaaagaaagtttagctaaaagCTCTTTTatagagatgggttttgaggttccgtttaaaaagagctgtagtctgtggagccctcaggtggtcagggagggcgttccatagtctaggggcagcagcagaaaaggcccgatcacccatggtgcacagcttcgtatgtcgggtttggagggtgtgagtggatcctgaacggagtgtacgtgagtttgtcgggggggtgaggagttcctgaaggtagaggggggcaagtccgtgaaggcactggtgggtgaggagggagaccttgtactcaattctgagtgagacagggagccagtgcagtgatttcaggatgggggtgatgtggtcatgcttgcgcaccctcatcaggaccctggcagcactgttttgaatgtattggagcctctggatgctcttgccagggatcccaatgaggagtgcattgcagtagtccaacctggaggagacaaaggcatggacgagcttctctgcatcagccagggtgagtgattggcggagtttggcgatgttcctgaggtggtataaagctgtcttacagaggtgtttgatgtgggtgtcaaaattaagttgtgggtccattttaacaccgaggttggtgacggatgtggaaagggggatgtttttgccagagaaggtgatattggtgatggtgggggagcggagctgatgtggcgtgccaataaggatggcttccgttttatggctgttaagttgtaggaagttgagcttcatccacgcctctatctcctccaggcaggtggtcagtgtggatgttggcagaggggcagaagaagtgggggttgtcctgatgtagagctgtgtatcatcagcataacagtggtaagacaagccatgcctgctaatgacactacccagggggagcatgtacagtgagaacagtgtggggcccaacaccgagccctgggggacaccgcaggtgacgttgttggtgtgtgattttactttgcccagggcaacgtgctcagttctgtcagtgaggtacgaggtgaaccagttctttacatttcctgatagtccaatggtgtattgcaggcggtgaaggagaatattgtggtcaaccgtatcaaaagcagctgttaagtccaggaggatgaggagagatggggagccggtgtctgctgccatcaggaggtcatttgtgaccctgaccaaggctgtttctgtactgtggccatagcggaaaccagactggaatttttcaaacaagtgatgttgtatgaggtgatcctggagttgtgctgcaactgttttttccagaacttttgacagaaatgggagatttgagatgggcctgtagttggagaggacttctggatcaagggtaggtttttttaatgttggtctgatgacagcagtttttaatgcagatgggatatggccggccaggagggagtggttaatgatattaACAATTGCCTAGATACAACCAATCATATCACAGCTGATTATTACAACCAATCATATCACAGCTGAATGAACAACCAATAAGATCACAGCTGATCAGaacatccaatcagatcagcTGATCAgaacaaccaatcagatcagCTGATCAGAACAACCAATCATATGGCATCGCTGGGATTCAATTActgacaaattaaaaaaaatgtaaactttTGAAAGATTTAGGTTATGTTAAGAAGTTCTAGTTGAAACAGTTCAAGTTACTTTTGAAAGGTTTAAGTTATGTGAAGAAGTTGTAGTTGAGACGGTTCTAGTTACTTTGGATGAGTCTCACTCGCTCCAAGGAGATAGCGGCCTCCGGACAGATCTCCTTCACCACAGCCTGGTACACCTCGtcgacctgagagagagagagacactgagttaCACTGGTCcaccggagagagagggagacactgaGTTACACTGGTccaccggagagagagagagacactgagttaCACTGGTCcaccggagagagagggagacactgaGTTACACTGGTccaccggagagagagagagacactgagttaCACTGGTccaccggagagagagagagacactgagttaCACTGGTccaccggagagagagagagacactgagttaCACTGGTccaccggagagagagagagacactgagttaCACTGgtccatggagagagagagacactgagttaCACTGgtccacctgagagagagagacactgagttaCACTAGTccaccggagagagagagagacactgagttaCACTGGTccaccggagagagagagagagagagacactgagttaCACTGgtccacctgagagagagacgacCTGGGTGTGTGTAGTAAGTTGGTTCATACAGTGTAGAGCTGGttatgtagcatgtagcatgtagcatgtagcggg
This region includes:
- the ppp1r35 gene encoding protein phosphatase 1 regulatory subunit 35; its protein translation is PPPRPLSSSSSPPLCPELDLSLPLSHWDPRTNRKVPQEPVLITVTKETTEPSNLLRNSHSHRKKTKSLSSTVHRHGRADKQEAGTPPSLSNEKPGYVNSLEGAEINTSLAFRAELLALQAAEFNSQKAVQETLQKSTRTKNTINSKVTQGVNVSRSQPLYTSLVSLAVEEDQLVDEAARDRIRLALPCSHHDDEGPTLSQFFTSDLLREKPLLLGAEPPCALPQLSPDSAHSDFDLYRRQTRWLP
- the pex12 gene encoding peroxisome assembly protein 12 isoform X2 — translated: MAESGAHLTVGGGDTERPSIFQLLAQESLMEAVRPALQHAAKVLAEAHPSALGFLWRSYEELYLLLDLLLQSHLLSSRSASFSENFYGLKRVPRAGGGALGRGARGRSLLLLCLLPYLLRRLRRAVSRRRDQDDFSIPPAPRLHRLHRLLACGGAAWAVLRLAQTLLYVAGRARTHSPLLWLAGVRLTPLTARDLSLMRKEHPKDPTGSRLVQAVVGVAGGVAGGVATALSLGTFFLQFLEWWYSSDHQDSIKSLTSLPAPPPPLHLLQPRPSPSSSCCPLCGRLLSNHTVLSTSGYVFCYRCIYAFVKGSQRCPLSGYPTQLQHLVKIYAS
- the pex12 gene encoding peroxisome assembly protein 12 isoform X1; protein product: MAESGAHLTVGGGDTERPSIFQLLAQESLMEAVRPALQHAAKVLAEAHPSALGFLWRSYEELYLLLDLLLQSHLLSSRSASFSENFYGLKRVPRAGGGALGRGARGRSLLLLCLLPYLLRRLRRAVSRRRDQDDFSIPPAPRLHRLHRLLACGGAAWAVLRLAQTLLYVAGRARTHSPLLWLAGVRLTPLTARDLSLMRKEHPKDPTGSSRLVQAVVGVAGGVAGGVATALSLGTFFLQFLEWWYSSDHQDSIKSLTSLPAPPPPLHLLQPRPSPSSSCCPLCGRLLSNHTVLSTSGYVFCYRCIYAFVKGSQRCPLSGYPTQLQHLVKIYAS